A genomic segment from Bradyrhizobium diazoefficiens USDA 110 encodes:
- a CDS encoding 2-hydroxyacid dehydrogenase encodes MTVLYKANMVRGAEWARFFAERAPHLPFRLWPDIGDPAEVRYLVAWVPPDNIAATFPNLELVFSVGAGVDQFDASKLPPHIPLVRMLEPGIAETMVEYVTMAVLALHRDLLHFIAQQKEQVWREIRITPAKRRRVGVMGLGQLGQAVLERLKAFGFPRLGWNRSPREIEGVICHAGMDALPDFLAQTDILVCLLPLTDETSGILNADLFARLPRGASLVNVGRGPHLVEADVLAALDSGALSGAVLDVTDPEPLPAGHPFWSHPRILLTPHNASMTTPDTAVDYVLDVIARHRRGEDLPGRVDRSRGY; translated from the coding sequence ATGACGGTTCTCTACAAGGCCAACATGGTGCGCGGCGCGGAGTGGGCGCGCTTCTTCGCGGAGCGCGCGCCGCATCTGCCGTTCCGGCTCTGGCCCGACATCGGCGATCCCGCCGAGGTGCGCTATCTCGTGGCGTGGGTGCCGCCTGACAACATCGCGGCGACCTTTCCAAACCTCGAGCTGGTGTTCTCGGTCGGCGCCGGCGTCGACCAGTTCGACGCCAGCAAACTTCCACCGCACATCCCGCTGGTGCGCATGCTGGAGCCCGGCATTGCCGAGACAATGGTCGAATACGTCACCATGGCCGTGCTCGCCCTGCATCGCGATCTCCTGCACTTCATCGCCCAGCAGAAAGAACAGGTCTGGCGCGAGATCCGGATCACGCCGGCGAAGCGGCGGCGTGTCGGCGTGATGGGGCTCGGCCAGCTCGGCCAGGCCGTGCTCGAACGCCTCAAGGCGTTCGGCTTCCCGCGTCTCGGCTGGAATCGCTCGCCGCGCGAGATCGAGGGCGTTATCTGCCATGCGGGCATGGACGCCTTGCCCGACTTCCTTGCGCAGACCGACATTCTCGTCTGCCTGCTGCCTCTGACCGATGAGACAAGCGGGATACTGAACGCGGACCTGTTCGCGCGCCTGCCGCGCGGCGCCTCCCTGGTCAATGTCGGGCGCGGCCCGCATCTCGTCGAGGCCGATGTCCTCGCGGCTCTCGACAGCGGCGCACTCTCGGGGGCTGTCCTCGACGTCACCGATCCCGAGCCGCTGCCGGCGGGCCATCCATTCTGGAGCCATCCGCGCATCCTGCTGACGCCGCACAACGCCAGCATGACCACGCCGGATACGGCCGTCGACTACGTGCTCGACGTCATCGCACGTCACCGTCGCGGCGAGGATCTGCCGGGGCGGGTTGATCGCAGCCGTGGTTACTGA
- a CDS encoding NAD(P)/FAD-dependent oxidoreductase, translating into MSPPLNRINSDERLPAQADVVVIGGGVIGVSAAYHLAKKGLSVALVEKGHVGGEQSSRNWGWCRQQGRAREEIPLAREALRLWEDMQNDAGVDAGFRRTGVLFLTKSKDELAGWERWAAIAREQQVHSTVLTPAEVAERMPGNADKWVGGLHTPSDGRAEPSMAVPALATAARKHGVTIHQGCAARGLETTGGRVSAVVTEKGTIRAQSVLLSGGAWSSLFCRRHGIELPIGLVNATACRTTPAPEITSGALGTDFYCIRRRLDGGFTLALRNRGTVELSPDLFRYARTFWPTYLHRRNGLKMSFGKSFFDQLMRGTSWSLDKPSPFETERVRDPAPDMSLVNAALSALIKSNPELKDIEIAEAWGGTIDCTPDTIPVISPVDALPGFFLATGFSGHGFGIGPAAGKLAADIVTGSTPLVDPAAYSHKRMIDGRRLAPVSPF; encoded by the coding sequence ATGTCCCCGCCGCTCAACCGTATAAATAGCGACGAACGCCTGCCGGCGCAGGCCGACGTCGTCGTCATCGGCGGCGGCGTCATCGGCGTCTCGGCGGCCTATCATCTGGCGAAGAAGGGGCTTTCCGTCGCGCTCGTCGAGAAGGGGCATGTCGGCGGCGAACAGTCGAGCCGCAATTGGGGCTGGTGCCGCCAGCAGGGCCGCGCGCGTGAGGAGATTCCGCTGGCGCGCGAGGCGCTGCGGCTGTGGGAGGACATGCAGAACGACGCCGGCGTCGATGCCGGCTTCCGCCGCACCGGCGTCTTGTTCCTGACCAAGAGCAAGGACGAGCTCGCCGGCTGGGAACGCTGGGCCGCGATCGCGCGCGAGCAGCAGGTACACTCCACCGTCCTGACGCCGGCGGAGGTCGCCGAGCGCATGCCAGGCAATGCCGACAAATGGGTCGGCGGCCTGCACACGCCGAGCGACGGCCGCGCCGAGCCGTCGATGGCCGTGCCCGCGCTTGCGACTGCCGCGCGAAAGCACGGCGTTACGATCCACCAGGGCTGCGCCGCGCGCGGGCTGGAGACGACCGGCGGGCGGGTCAGCGCCGTCGTCACCGAGAAGGGCACCATCCGCGCGCAATCCGTGCTGCTCTCGGGCGGCGCGTGGTCGTCGCTGTTCTGCCGCCGTCACGGCATCGAGCTGCCGATCGGTCTCGTCAACGCCACTGCATGCCGGACCACACCCGCGCCGGAGATTACCTCAGGGGCGCTCGGCACCGACTTCTACTGCATCCGCCGCCGCCTCGACGGCGGCTTCACGCTGGCGCTGCGCAACCGCGGCACGGTGGAGCTGTCGCCCGATCTGTTCCGTTACGCCCGCACCTTCTGGCCGACCTATCTGCATCGCCGCAACGGACTGAAGATGTCGTTCGGCAAGTCGTTCTTCGACCAGCTCATGCGCGGCACCAGCTGGAGCCTCGACAAGCCGTCGCCGTTCGAGACCGAACGGGTGCGCGACCCCGCGCCCGACATGTCGCTGGTCAATGCGGCGCTATCAGCGCTGATCAAGTCGAACCCCGAGCTCAAGGACATCGAGATCGCGGAAGCCTGGGGCGGCACGATCGACTGCACGCCCGATACGATCCCGGTGATCTCGCCGGTCGATGCGCTGCCGGGCTTCTTCCTCGCCACCGGCTTTTCCGGCCACGGCTTCGGCATCGGCCCTGCGGCCGGCAAGCTCGCCGCCGACATCGTGACCGGTTCGACGCCGCTGGTCGATCCCGCGGCCTACAGCCACAAGCGCATGATCGACGGCCGCCGGCTCGCGCCGGTCAGCCCGTTCTGA
- a CDS encoding ABC transporter permease: MTSAVLSTDQLAPGQAAWRRFRRHRLALAGAVIILVLVLGSALGPYLLPFDDTYIDIMKRFAPPLSGAHILGTDELGRDVLARLMMGGRVSLSIGIVAMVIAMAVGIAVGAFAGFYGGVVGAVLMRLVDAVLCFPTIFLLLALAALTEPGLVTTTVLIAATAWMSVARVVEAQVRSLREREFAVAAVAFGSSNLRIMFHELVPNAIAPIVVAATLNVAKAILLESYVSYLGYGIQPPAASWGNMLNNAQIYLTSAPWLAIAPGLAITLAVTSFNFLGDGLRDALDPRMNIP, from the coding sequence ATGACGAGCGCGGTTCTCTCCACCGACCAGCTCGCGCCCGGCCAGGCCGCATGGCGGCGCTTCCGCCGGCACCGGCTCGCGCTTGCGGGCGCCGTGATCATCCTCGTTCTCGTCCTCGGCTCTGCGTTGGGTCCTTACCTGCTGCCGTTCGACGACACCTATATCGACATCATGAAGCGGTTCGCGCCGCCGCTCTCGGGCGCACACATCCTCGGCACCGACGAGCTCGGCCGCGACGTGCTGGCGCGGCTGATGATGGGCGGACGGGTGTCGCTCTCGATCGGCATCGTCGCGATGGTGATCGCGATGGCGGTCGGCATCGCCGTCGGCGCCTTCGCCGGCTTCTATGGCGGCGTGGTCGGTGCGGTCCTGATGCGGCTCGTCGACGCCGTGCTGTGCTTTCCGACCATCTTCCTGCTGCTTGCGCTCGCCGCGCTGACCGAGCCCGGCCTCGTCACCACCACCGTGCTGATCGCGGCGACCGCCTGGATGAGCGTTGCCCGCGTCGTCGAGGCCCAGGTTCGTTCGCTCAGGGAGCGCGAGTTCGCGGTCGCCGCCGTCGCGTTCGGCTCGTCGAACCTGCGCATCATGTTCCACGAGCTCGTGCCCAACGCGATCGCGCCGATCGTGGTCGCGGCGACGCTGAACGTCGCCAAGGCGATCCTGCTCGAATCCTATGTCAGCTATCTCGGCTACGGCATCCAGCCGCCGGCCGCGAGCTGGGGCAACATGCTCAACAACGCGCAGATCTATCTCACCAGCGCGCCGTGGCTCGCCATTGCGCCGGGCCTCGCCATCACGCTCGCGGTCACGAGCTTCAACTTCCTCGGCGACGGCCTGCGTGACGCGCTCGATCCCAGGATGAATATCCCATGA
- a CDS encoding ABC transporter permease → MARYVVNRLAQAIMLLVIVSAIGFALLHLAPGGPLSQFAASAQMTQEDLDRVTRQLGLDRPLPIQYLDWFGRMLKGDWGKSYRDGEAVLSVISSHLGATLELMATATIIAVLLGCWIGILGALRRYSLFDTLATVGAMIALSIPTFWFGLVTIYVFSVKLGWLPAGNRETVGDGSFLDLLHHLIAPALVLALVETAMWGRFMRSSMLEVINQDYIRTARAKGMPEWRILTVHALRNALLPMITVAGLQFPTLLGGALVAETVFTWPGMGRLFLDSIGYRDYPVVMGILMFSATMVLIGSLLADIFYAVVDPRIRVG, encoded by the coding sequence ATGGCCCGTTATGTCGTCAATCGCCTGGCGCAGGCGATCATGCTGCTTGTGATCGTCTCGGCGATCGGATTCGCCCTGCTGCATCTGGCGCCGGGCGGTCCGCTCTCGCAATTTGCTGCCTCCGCGCAGATGACGCAGGAGGATCTCGACCGCGTCACCAGGCAGCTCGGCCTCGATCGGCCGCTGCCGATCCAGTATCTCGACTGGTTCGGCCGCATGCTCAAAGGCGATTGGGGCAAGTCCTACCGCGACGGCGAGGCGGTGCTGTCGGTGATCTCCTCGCATCTCGGCGCAACGCTGGAGCTGATGGCGACCGCGACGATCATTGCGGTGCTGCTCGGCTGCTGGATCGGTATCCTTGGCGCGCTGCGCCGCTATTCGCTGTTCGACACGCTCGCAACCGTCGGCGCCATGATCGCGCTGTCGATCCCGACCTTCTGGTTCGGCCTCGTCACCATCTACGTGTTCTCGGTGAAGCTCGGCTGGCTGCCGGCCGGCAACCGCGAGACCGTCGGCGACGGCTCCTTCCTCGACCTGCTGCATCATCTGATCGCGCCCGCCCTGGTGCTGGCGCTGGTCGAGACCGCGATGTGGGGCCGCTTCATGCGCTCCTCGATGCTCGAGGTCATCAACCAGGATTACATCCGTACCGCGCGCGCCAAGGGCATGCCGGAATGGCGGATCCTCACCGTGCACGCGCTTCGCAATGCGCTGCTGCCGATGATCACGGTGGCCGGCCTCCAGTTTCCGACGCTGCTCGGCGGCGCGCTGGTCGCCGAGACCGTGTTCACCTGGCCCGGCATGGGGCGTCTGTTCCTCGATTCCATCGGCTACCGCGACTATCCCGTGGTGATGGGCATCCTGATGTTTTCGGCGACCATGGTGCTGATCGGCTCGCTGCTCGCCGACATCTTCTATGCCGTCGTCGATCCGCGCATCCGGGTGGGTTAG
- a CDS encoding peptide ABC transporter substrate-binding protein translates to MANDTGRFGVGAVHLGSPNRRQFFQLGAGAAAGWSLAGNAFAQTERPTNPPDKPRGQVIAALSQEPTVFHPLMPGIEVDQGVWWQVFSLLWYIDPEGNFVPDLAREVPTIENGGLSADGLTWKIKLRSDVKWHDGTPFTADDVKFSLELINNPDFRARSRVGHSLVKDIKVVAADEIHWRMEAPYSPYMSILGSLTFIVPKHILEKVSDPNASPFHNAPVGTGPFRWGERVPGDHILLNAHTGYHGKGPYVERVVFKYIPDLTVLYTQFRTGQVDYTGLQGILPNFVQEAKTLKGRKIFVSATSSVEHIAPNLDFGPFADRAVREALYLAINKQAIIDALYYGLPTQTESFVPQQAWSFQKGLPQHKYDPAKANALLDAAGWVRSSSGVREKGGIKLEFTNSTTSGNAVREQTQQLLVQDWRAIGAAMRVNNMPAAVIWGDFWQQSKFNSVLVSVNFMLGSDPDVTPRFGSGAIPAKGGRGYNTYQYQSPEADRLLAEGAKQFDLSQRKTTYGDLQKLIRNDLAILPMFQGFIAEGVKEGLQGFRPNINTSINCWNIREWYWA, encoded by the coding sequence ATGGCAAACGACACCGGCAGGTTCGGCGTTGGGGCAGTGCATCTCGGTAGTCCGAATCGCCGTCAATTCTTCCAGCTCGGGGCCGGCGCCGCGGCGGGATGGAGCCTCGCAGGCAATGCCTTCGCCCAGACCGAGCGCCCGACCAATCCGCCGGACAAGCCGCGCGGGCAGGTGATTGCGGCGCTGTCGCAGGAGCCGACCGTCTTCCATCCGCTGATGCCCGGCATCGAGGTCGATCAGGGCGTCTGGTGGCAGGTGTTCTCGCTGCTCTGGTACATCGATCCCGAGGGCAATTTCGTTCCCGATCTGGCGCGCGAGGTCCCGACCATCGAGAATGGCGGCCTGTCGGCCGACGGCCTGACCTGGAAGATCAAGCTGCGCAGCGACGTGAAGTGGCATGACGGCACGCCGTTCACGGCGGACGACGTGAAGTTCTCGCTCGAGCTGATCAACAATCCCGATTTCCGCGCGCGCAGCCGCGTCGGCCACAGCCTCGTGAAGGACATCAAGGTCGTCGCGGCGGACGAGATCCACTGGCGAATGGAAGCTCCCTATTCGCCCTATATGTCGATCCTGGGATCGCTGACCTTCATCGTGCCCAAGCACATCCTGGAGAAGGTGTCCGATCCGAACGCCTCGCCGTTCCACAATGCGCCTGTCGGCACCGGACCGTTCCGCTGGGGTGAGCGCGTGCCCGGCGACCACATTCTCCTGAATGCCCACACCGGCTATCACGGCAAGGGGCCGTACGTGGAGCGCGTGGTGTTCAAATACATCCCCGACCTCACCGTGCTCTACACCCAGTTCCGCACCGGCCAGGTCGACTACACCGGCCTGCAAGGCATCCTGCCGAACTTCGTGCAGGAGGCGAAGACGCTGAAGGGCCGCAAGATCTTCGTCTCGGCGACGTCCTCGGTGGAGCATATCGCGCCCAACCTGGATTTCGGTCCCTTCGCCGACCGCGCGGTGCGCGAGGCGCTCTACCTCGCCATCAACAAGCAGGCGATCATCGACGCGCTCTATTACGGCCTGCCGACGCAGACCGAGAGCTTCGTGCCGCAGCAGGCGTGGTCGTTCCAGAAGGGCCTGCCGCAGCACAAATACGATCCCGCCAAGGCCAATGCGCTGCTCGATGCGGCGGGATGGGTTCGCAGCTCCAGCGGCGTTCGCGAGAAGGGCGGCATCAAGCTCGAATTCACCAACTCGACGACGTCAGGCAATGCGGTGCGCGAGCAGACCCAGCAGCTCCTGGTCCAGGACTGGCGCGCGATTGGTGCTGCGATGCGCGTCAACAACATGCCGGCGGCGGTGATCTGGGGCGACTTCTGGCAGCAGTCGAAGTTCAACTCGGTGCTGGTGTCGGTGAACTTCATGCTGGGCAGCGACCCCGACGTGACGCCGCGCTTCGGCTCCGGCGCCATTCCCGCCAAGGGCGGCCGCGGCTACAACACCTATCAGTACCAGAGCCCGGAGGCCGATCGTCTTCTCGCCGAAGGCGCCAAGCAGTTCGATCTGTCGCAGCGCAAGACCACCTATGGCGATCTGCAAAAGCTGATCCGCAACGACCTCGCGATCCTGCCCATGTTCCAGGGCTTCATCGCCGAAGGCGTGAAGGAAGGGCTGCAGGGTTTCCGTCCCAACATCAACACCTCCATCAATTGCTGGAACATCCGCGAATGGTACTGGGCCTGA
- a CDS encoding cupin domain-containing protein, whose amino-acid sequence MDGRGDTNGPKDAPTIETDDAVDQRLGETVRLLRQRAGLSIQDVANKTGLSNGMISQLERARAMPSIRTLRLLSIALDVPISYFFETTDPGDVQRYIVRKNSRRLLRLTASGVVKEALTPDGKGQLELYELTLNPGASSGTDFLQHTGEKAGYILSGSLRLWLDNQAHVLEAGDSFRFPSIVPHMFDNPTQQAARVIWVTTLRQTDSPAG is encoded by the coding sequence ATGGATGGTCGCGGCGATACCAACGGTCCGAAGGACGCTCCGACGATCGAGACCGACGATGCGGTCGACCAGCGCCTCGGCGAAACCGTGCGGCTGCTGCGTCAGCGCGCCGGCCTCTCGATCCAGGACGTCGCCAACAAGACCGGCCTCTCGAACGGCATGATCAGCCAGCTCGAACGCGCGCGCGCCATGCCGTCGATCCGTACGCTGCGCCTGCTCAGCATCGCGCTCGACGTGCCGATCTCCTATTTCTTCGAGACCACCGATCCCGGCGACGTGCAGCGCTACATCGTGCGCAAGAACAGCCGTCGGCTGCTGCGCCTCACCGCGAGCGGCGTCGTCAAGGAAGCGCTCACCCCCGATGGCAAGGGCCAGCTCGAACTCTACGAGCTCACGCTCAATCCCGGCGCCTCGTCCGGCACCGACTTCCTGCAGCACACCGGCGAGAAGGCCGGCTACATCCTGTCCGGCAGCCTGCGGCTGTGGCTCGACAACCAGGCCCACGTGCTCGAGGCCGGCGACAGTTTTCGTTTCCCGAGCATCGTGCCGCACATGTTCGACAACCCGACCCAGCAGGCGGCGCGCGTGATCTGGGTGACGACATTGCGCCAGACCGATTCGCCGGCGGGTTGA
- a CDS encoding ATP-binding protein yields MKLRGVVTFAMATQVVVTAALLLASYAMTGTAGPRGFGMAQLIALMASGVVAVLLARLCTSAIETSQAERAAAQLADRAKAVAESAQMTQAVIKTALDAFIQTDERGIVVEWSFQAEALTGWSRQEAIGADVVDLLVAEPLRAGFRQRMMRLLPELSDTPIGIRFEVSLLHRNGDAILVEASGTALRLGGRTIINSFVKDITQKRAAEEQLIQAQKMEAVGQLTGGIAHEFNNMLTVITGTIEILADAVKDNPPLATITKLISEAADRGAALTSSLLSFARKQALQPTEIDVNELLEELAKLLLATFDKKIEIVTKLDSKVWLAFVDRGQLSSALLNLAINARDAMLDGGRLTLTTRNVVFGVREAVAVGAGYAGDYVEIEIADTGTGIRRAILERIFDPFFSTKEVGKGTGLGLSMVFGFVKQSGGGIKVASEEGRGTTFTIYLPKAETSTLRPAGYDDRKVVGGQETILCVEDDRDVRQYVTVQLESLGYKVIPAANATEALAIAAEGKAFDLLFTDIVMAGGINGRELAEQMVAARPSLRVLFTSGYAYDSMHAQGRATKGAPLLTKPYRKAELARMLRRSLDTAVDSVGDPIPTPYSVQADVEGFLRRQAAEDSGTTRSRK; encoded by the coding sequence ATGAAACTCAGGGGGGTTGTGACATTTGCGATGGCCACCCAGGTCGTCGTGACCGCCGCACTCCTTCTCGCTTCCTATGCCATGACCGGCACCGCCGGCCCGCGCGGGTTCGGCATGGCCCAGCTCATCGCCCTGATGGCGAGCGGTGTCGTTGCGGTGCTGCTCGCGCGTCTCTGCACGAGCGCGATCGAGACGTCGCAAGCCGAGCGGGCTGCCGCGCAACTGGCCGATCGGGCGAAGGCCGTCGCCGAGAGCGCACAGATGACGCAAGCCGTCATCAAGACCGCGCTCGACGCCTTCATTCAGACCGACGAACGCGGCATCGTCGTGGAATGGAGCTTTCAGGCCGAAGCCCTGACCGGATGGTCGCGGCAGGAGGCCATCGGCGCCGACGTCGTCGACCTCCTCGTCGCCGAGCCGCTCCGCGCCGGCTTCAGGCAGCGCATGATGCGGCTGCTGCCGGAACTGTCGGATACGCCAATCGGCATTCGCTTCGAGGTGAGCCTGCTGCACAGGAACGGCGATGCGATCCTGGTCGAGGCGTCGGGCACGGCCCTCCGGCTTGGCGGGCGCACCATCATCAACAGTTTCGTCAAGGACATCACCCAGAAGCGCGCCGCCGAGGAGCAGCTGATACAGGCCCAGAAGATGGAGGCGGTCGGGCAGCTCACCGGCGGCATCGCGCACGAATTCAACAACATGCTCACCGTGATCACCGGCACGATCGAGATCCTTGCCGACGCCGTAAAGGACAATCCGCCGCTTGCAACCATCACCAAGCTGATCAGCGAGGCCGCCGATCGCGGCGCCGCGCTGACCTCGAGCCTGCTGTCCTTTGCAAGGAAGCAGGCGCTGCAGCCGACGGAGATCGACGTCAACGAACTGCTCGAGGAGCTCGCCAAACTGCTGCTGGCGACCTTCGACAAGAAGATCGAGATCGTGACAAAGCTCGACAGCAAGGTCTGGCTCGCCTTCGTCGACCGCGGCCAGCTGAGCTCGGCGCTGCTCAACCTCGCGATCAACGCCCGCGACGCCATGCTGGACGGCGGCAGGCTGACCCTGACCACACGCAACGTCGTGTTCGGCGTGCGCGAGGCCGTGGCGGTCGGCGCCGGCTATGCCGGCGACTATGTCGAGATCGAGATCGCCGACACCGGCACGGGCATCCGGCGGGCGATCCTGGAGCGGATCTTCGATCCGTTCTTCTCGACCAAGGAGGTCGGCAAGGGCACGGGGCTCGGGCTCAGCATGGTGTTCGGCTTCGTCAAGCAATCCGGCGGCGGCATCAAGGTCGCGTCCGAGGAAGGCCGCGGCACGACATTCACGATCTATCTGCCGAAGGCCGAGACCAGCACTCTGCGCCCCGCCGGCTATGACGATCGCAAGGTCGTGGGCGGACAGGAGACTATCCTCTGCGTCGAGGACGATCGCGACGTCCGCCAATACGTCACGGTCCAGCTCGAGAGCCTCGGCTACAAGGTCATCCCCGCCGCCAACGCGACCGAAGCGCTCGCCATCGCCGCTGAGGGCAAGGCGTTCGACCTGCTGTTCACCGACATCGTGATGGCCGGCGGCATCAACGGACGCGAACTCGCCGAGCAGATGGTGGCCGCGCGGCCGTCCCTGCGGGTGCTGTTCACCTCCGGATACGCCTACGACTCGATGCACGCGCAGGGCCGCGCCACGAAGGGCGCCCCGCTTCTGACAAAACCCTATCGTAAGGCCGAGCTCGCGCGCATGCTGCGCCGCTCTCTCGACACCGCCGTCGATTCCGTGGGCGACCCGATCCCGACGCCCTACTCGGTGCAGGCCGATGTCGAGGGCTTTTTGCGCAGGCAAGCAGCTGAAGACAGCGGCACGACGCGGTCGCGAAAGTAG
- a CDS encoding AraC family transcriptional regulator — MSAAVLEMSASASAAERLADFARVATDDVDEAAEQIGRIFCPHDLKPAQARAAGFSARHNCAAFDGFSINYVTYGGSVSIDPGCLERFFLLQVPLTGTARIRAGAGDFDAVPDRTASLLSPTIPTRMMWSDCAQVILLLDRRMVEQRAAALSGRVAGTVEFDPVIDLDAPSGRALRTSLGGLMTLAERLGPSGRLSPVATADWREALLDHLLNGQRHGLSDAIRTFSGQAERLPRALRVARDRLADNAGEPLDLAQLACAAGIGIRALQLGFRRHFGVSISEMLLDMRLAGLHARLAQARPDASITEIAFDLGFTHLGRMAGAYREKFGETPSATLRRRMS, encoded by the coding sequence ATGTCCGCAGCCGTGCTGGAAATGAGCGCAAGTGCGTCCGCAGCAGAACGGCTTGCGGACTTTGCCCGCGTCGCCACCGATGATGTCGATGAGGCGGCCGAGCAGATTGGACGCATCTTCTGTCCGCACGATCTCAAGCCGGCGCAGGCGCGGGCGGCCGGCTTCTCCGCCCGGCACAATTGCGCGGCGTTCGACGGCTTTTCCATCAACTACGTTACCTATGGCGGATCGGTCAGCATCGATCCCGGCTGCCTCGAGCGCTTCTTCCTGCTGCAGGTTCCGCTCACGGGCACCGCCCGCATTCGTGCCGGCGCCGGCGATTTCGATGCCGTACCGGACCGGACGGCGTCGCTGCTGTCGCCGACGATCCCGACCCGGATGATGTGGAGCGACTGTGCCCAAGTGATCCTGCTGCTTGACCGCCGCATGGTCGAGCAGCGCGCCGCGGCCTTGTCGGGGAGGGTCGCGGGCACGGTCGAGTTCGATCCTGTGATCGACCTGGACGCGCCGTCGGGGCGGGCCTTGCGGACCAGCCTTGGCGGGCTGATGACGCTCGCCGAACGTCTTGGCCCCTCCGGCAGGCTTTCACCGGTCGCGACCGCAGATTGGCGGGAGGCGCTGCTCGATCACCTGCTCAATGGCCAGCGTCACGGCCTGTCGGATGCGATCAGGACGTTCTCGGGGCAAGCCGAGCGTCTGCCGCGTGCGCTTCGCGTGGCGCGGGACCGTCTTGCGGACAATGCCGGCGAGCCGCTCGACCTTGCGCAGCTTGCCTGCGCCGCCGGGATCGGCATCCGCGCGCTCCAGCTCGGCTTCCGCCGTCATTTCGGGGTTTCGATCTCGGAGATGCTGCTCGACATGCGCCTCGCTGGTCTGCACGCCCGGCTCGCGCAGGCCCGGCCCGATGCCTCCATCACCGAGATCGCCTTCGATCTCGGCTTCACTCATCTCGGCCGCATGGCCGGCGCCTATCGTGAAAAATTTGGCGAGACGCCGTCGGCAACGCTGCGGCGAAGGATGAGCTAG